The sequence tgttttttttttcagaatttgAACCTATCTTTCAAGCTTGAAAGCTACTGATTGCGGCTGTTGGAGACTCAAGACTGAATATcagtttgttgttgttattgtgtTTTCCTTCTCGTTgcctagtttttattttttgaagttttacttgGTCAGTTTGTTGTTGTTAAATTGTTATGTCTACTACTCTACTTATGATTTATGTTAAACTTGTGTGTGGGTTTTATGACATTTATGTTATGAAACTACTTGATCAGTTTGTTATTGTTGCTATTAAGTTTAAAATGTGCTAGTAAAATTGTAAGCATTGCGATTGCAGGTCTGTAAATTGTAAGCATTGCAGGTAGCTAATTGCAGGTTTTTAGTACATTTCGGGTACACAAGGCATTTTCTACCCGAAAATTCTATTTTGTACCCGAAATTAGAGAAAACCCGACCGTGAACACAAAAATAGACCCAAAAATCTCAAAACGACCCCAAAACCCGATAACCGAaccgaattttttttaaaccaaaaaatgtCGGGTATTACCGGGTTTTACAATCAAGGACcgacccgacccggacccggacgaacccgaaccgatccgaaaccgaaaaaataaaattacccTATCGGATCCTCTACTCTTCAACCCGAAAGACCCGGACCCGGAaagacccgacccgaacccgacccgaggacccgaatgcccaggcctaactCACTGGTTGACTGGTCGGACCAGTTTCACCAGTCAAACCAgggttttaatttattatatatatatatataaattttctgaTGACTAATATCTagaaataatatcataaaataaaGATACTATCTGAATCTTGAATACataatgaaaatgaaaacataacaaattataaaaagtcAGTTGGAGAATGATAATATATGTCAAACTTATTCAGTGGTATCATCTTGAAACAATGAGACTTCGACATCGTTACCttgtaaaacaaagaaaatatgaaaattgtaTGAGTTAAATAATGGACATCATAGCCAAAGAAACCTATATAGTATACAAGAAAGTGTATTTACCGTTGGAGTTTAAGGTTTAAGAAGTTACATCTTGTGCATTCTCAAGTTCATTATAATTTAGTTCAGCTTCTCCACTTTCTTCCATTACCCAGAAATCAGTTTTATCAGTGGATTCATATTCTGTCGGATCATATGACCTCTTCCATTTGGAGAACCTGAACATGTGAACATTTAAGAGTTATCTTCTAAAACTTCACAGCTCTGTATTTTAACTTTAGCTTACCTATCTTGCAGGTGCAAAATGTAATGAACGTAGACAAGATCATTAAGTCTTTGATGTTCCAATCTATTCCTTATTTTTGTGTGAATTCTTTCAAACACAGACCAATTACGCTCACAGCCAGATGATGATGCAGTTTGGCTAAGAATTCGAATTGCTAGCTTCTGCAAAACAGAAACATTATATCCAAAAAACTTCCACCACTCATCTGCAATTAAAAATTTTGCTTGAGAAATAATATTCCAAAGTAGTAgcatattaaataaataacaaaaagaaaagtacATGCAAAGACATACCAGGTCGAGTTGTTTTGCAACAGCTTAAAGCTGATGATGTGAGAAGCTTTTCTCACGTTCTCTATATATTGTCATCGCCTCAAACACTAGAAGAAAACGTGAGAGTAACGACTACCATTTACGACTACAAATGTTTTACGACTACAAATGTGTAGTCGTAAATTAACTTCGACGTTACGTCTAATTTACGACTATGTTAAAGTCTGTCGTAACTTAGACGTAATTTTGCTACTAAAAGGTTTAGTCATAAATTGGTCGTAAACTAACTTCGCATTTACGACCACACTTTCAGGTAGTCGTAATGTGGTCGTAAATGTACGACTAATTTACATCGACAAGCTACCATCTGATTAACGACCAATTTACGAGAAACGTAGTTGCACATTCATGGTTAAGTTTTATTATCAAACGTAAAtatgttatttattatataattaataaagttatatatttatatatatatgttgatgaTCCAGGTTGATTATGATGATCCATTCTATCCTCAGTGGTTTCACGAATTGATACAAGGTCCGGTCGCTAAGGTCACCACATCAtctatgtatttcacacgaggctacacttttcacacTTACGAATATCGAAGTCGGCGAGCAACAATGAACTATGGAGTATGTGTGAAAGGTGAAACTGATTTCTATGGAATCTTACAAGAGATCATCGAAGTGAAGTTCCCCGGTCTgatgaagctgaaatgcgttcTCTTTAAATGTGACTGGTTTGACCCCACAGTCAATAGAGGTGCTCGGTATAGCAAGTTTGGAGTTGTTgatataatttatagatatattaatttatcgatatactaattgaagcaaaaactcaatttgggactataaaactgaattattttataaagatttttagtgtatattaatttatagagtattaatttaaaaaggttATACTGTAGTTAGTAATGATAATATTCCGTTTTAAATGTATTTTGGCATCATGCTTATATATAAACACAAGATGTAGCCAACATCATGTCTTATGCAACTTCTACCATTTCCAAAGTAAACAAAACAAGTTAtaagttgtccaaaaaaaagacCAGTTATAATTAGAACATGACGTCGAGGATTTTAAGATCGCCGGAATCTCCACCGGAAAATGGTGGAGTTCGCCAACAAACTGTAAAATCGAGATACAGCGAAAACACAAGGCACAAAGTGATTCCAAGAACTCGTGTATCTTTTATTAGAAATCCTTTACACAATCTCTTACAGACTTGTTTGATCCGAATTACACAACTCGACACGGATCGATTTCTAACAAACTCAACTTACTTGACTCAACACCTGTTGATCAAGTCTACCAATTCACTCAGCTATGAAACCCCAAAACCCTTTGTGTTTCTCTCTGAGAATTACAACGTGAAAGCTCTAACCCTAATCTTACGTAAAGCcaccatatatattaaataatattttcctattatctaatataatatttcctatattttaGCATCACCAAATATTCCAATTTGTGATCTAATAACATTCCTTTAATGCTTATTTCGTCAACCAAGCATATGGAAATATCACACATCATCGCATCTTGACGTTTCCTTTTTATTCTCCGAAGCATGTGTCACACATTACTCTCCATGTGTAACACATGTACACGAACCAAAACTCCACCACAGCAGCAACCTGTCAAGCTCCAAGTTCTTGAGCTTACACAAACTCCACCGCAGCCGTATTGTCCGGCTACTCGTTGCCACGTCCGACAGAGACCAGCCTCGATATCACAGATTGCCGACGGCAAAACTTCGATAACAAAACTAACAATTATAATGATGATTTTATTAACATGTAAGTCCACATGTATACTTATATATTGATGTTAATTTACATAGTGATATTAGAGTTTCTTTAATcctttcaatttatttattgagTTTGAAGGCACAACAGTTTCTTGGAAGGATTACTGGATCCAAATAACTAATTACTGACAGATTCATGGCGAAAAACTAACTCGAAATTTGAGCTGCTCGAAAGATTTCCATTCTTAGAAAAAATGTTCTTGATCGATTCAGAAGCTGAATCTTTCTTGGATTACGAGACCAAAGAGCCCAAGGAGATAATAACACAAGACTGCAAGAATCTTACTTCAAAGGCACGTAACTACTAATAGAATCAAAACCTACGTAATTCTATTTGCCTAATATTTGAGTTGttaactgacaaaaaaaaaaatcatgtgatGATTCTTTCAGAGGAATGGAAAGATTGAAGAGTTAGAAGAGACCTGCGATAATTATTCACCTCCCTTGCTAAAAAGGCCCGGAATCGACACATTATCTCCATTGCCAAGATTCAAAGTTCGTAAAGAAAAACTAGGTGATCGAATCACTGGGCTTCAGCACCTGGTTTCACCATTTGGCAAGGTAAAGATATTATATGAACTACTCGATTTTTCACAGGGTTTTATCTATCGTTATTTCTTTCTAAGCtcaaaaaataacatataatacATTTATAGACGGATACGGCTTCTGTTCTCAACGAAGCTGTATAGTACATCAAGTTTCTTCAAGAACAAGTCACTGTATGTTTCAGATTCTTGACTattaatttcttttcttttttttttttgtaacatttgACTATTAATTTCTACCAtgaaaaattaactaaaaagtgatttattaatttaataggTGTTGAGTAATCTAGACCAGAACATCAGAGGATCTGTTCAACGACAGCAGCTACATGTTAACAACTCTATTTTCTTGTCATTTTGCATGCTATATCAAGAATCTTCTTCTCAAATAATCAATTACCAATTAATGATTATTGCACTGATTAATGTAGTGTTCagaccactacaagaaaacaccgGGATTCCGATGACAAatatcgtcggtatgtcctcggaataacggtattccgaggacataccgacgagAATGATCGTCggaaagtaattttttttcagaatttttctcGGAAAATTCTAAGGGAATACTAAGAATTAAAGATTCTGAAGATATTCTGACGAACCTCggccgtcggaatattccgagaaACCTTAGCCATCGGAATATTCTGAGGAAGTGTATCCGTCGGGATATTCCGAGGACCTATgtccctcggaatattccgaggaagctGTCGCcggaatatcccgagggatacacttcctaggaatatttccaaaattaaaaaataattataaatttatttttctaaattgaaattcgaaaatataaaattaaaattgaaatagaaaacatatttaaaatagttttaataaatattaattgaataacatatttaaaaatagtttttataaatacacaaaataataaaatagtgtttataaatcaaaaaaatgttttataaatacaaaattagttttaataaatataaacatttttataaaaatgaaatcatcttttataaatccaaaaatcaaatttatatacaaaaaacgttttgtatatttaaaattagtttttataaatataaaaataataaaatagtgtttataaatcaaaaaaatgttttataaatacaaaattagttttataaatataaatatttttataaatatgaaatcatctttttataaatacaaaatagtttttataaatacaaaaaataataaaatagtgtttataaatcaaacaattgttttataaatacaaaattatttttataaatataaatatttttataaatatgaaatcatctttttataaatacaaaatagtttttataaatacaaaaaactaataaaatagtgtttataaatcaaaaaaatgttttataaatacaaaattagtgttataaatataaatatttttatagatatgaaatcatctttttataaatacaaaatagtttttataaatacaaaaataataaaatagtgtttataaatcacaaaaaatgttttataaataaaaaattagttttaataaatataaatatttttataaatatgaaatcatcttttataaatccaaaaatcgaatttatatacaaaaaaacgttttttatatttaaaaatagtttttataaatacaaaaaataataaaatagtgtttataaataaaaaaaattataaatgcaaaattagttttaataaatataaatatttttataaatatgaaatcatcttttataaatccaaaaatcgaatttatatacaaaaaacgttttgtaaaaTCCAAAATcgattttataaatacaaaaataataaaaaatttataaaaaaagttctaAATCAATTCAACACAACAAATTATCCAACCAAATCACAATTCTAAACCTATTacacaaccaaatcacaatcctaaccaatcaccctaacaaaaatctatcaaaaaacttctaaaatcatcaaatctacttaaaaacctaacaaatagaacctaagagagtgggatagggtccTTACATGATTTGTGTAGGAATAGAGAGGATTCGTCGGAGAGATCGTCGCGAGAGAAGGGGGAGATCGCCGGAAGAAGAGAGAAATCgccggaggaagaagagagaaatggggaagaagaagcGTTTCATGTCTATAAAACCTAGagtccgacggaaactatccgtcggaatttcttcggtattttcaatttcaattttcgcgaaatatttggcggcttgtgTTGCCCGggtaaatgaaaatattccgaggaaattccgacggccacttaaatatccgtcggaatttcctcagaatattttcattaattcaTGGAAAAAGAATATCATGTGCATGTATTTCTATTGGTTTAtattgttcctcggaatttcctcggactattccgaggaaattccgaggaacacatgtttggggtttcaaaacatcaaatttttttgccctatatcatttcttatacaaatgcaatgcataccattgagaaatctttgtatagatgatcataaaccatgaaataacaaaatttcaaaacgaattgtaagtattccctttaccgttcattaaagtgtgtaagtgtttctcttatgttgtggggatttcgttcatacaatcggaaaaagtgtttattatagggtaaaaaacacatttttgacttcataatcagtcTAAGACACTTAATAAGGGTTATATAAGTAttattcaaaccgcaaaacgttgttttcggagATTTAGGTATTTATAGCCGCTACAGAGCCCTTGGGAGATTTAAAAAATttcgaggaaattctgagggaTAATAGGATTTaggtatttcctcggaatttcctcggaatattccgaggcttttccgaggAAACAGAAACCCTAAAAGCAAAGCCCTGAATCGTCGGAAAAGTCTCGgactattccgaggaaattccgaggaaatactTAAAACCTATTAtccctcagaatttcctcgaaATTTTTTAAATCTCCCAAGGGCTCTGTAGCGGCTATAATATATCCTCGGATATTCGTCGGTGTTTTCCGAGGAATatgatttcctcggtatttcatcggtgtattccgaggaaatgccgaGGAAACCCAAATTTTGGGTTTTCTCGGAATTTCCGAAGAAATTCGTCTGAATATTCCGAGGATCTCATTTTCCGTCAGAATGTCCGTCAGAAttacgctgttttcttgtagtggacgAAAAACTCCATAAATACTCAAGAACAAGAAGATTATAGTTCAAGAAGACATGTAAACCTTGGGAGCCATGTATTATGTTTGATGCGGATTTCATCTTCATATCCGGTGGCTTCAGCCGCAGCTTCCGCTGCCGAGATGAATACATCCAATTTGGAGAATTTTCCAATTCTATGTAAACTTGTAAATTAGGAAGATAATTAACAATAGGCAAATTCTCTAAAATAAtccaaaaatagattttttacggaaaaattccaaaaaaaaaaatgatcaaaagatGTTTCATCAAAGAGTCGAAAGATCTTTATAtccttattatatatataaataattgtttttaaaataataattatagttTTCAAATTATACATTTAGAATTcaaccttttaaaaaaaaacaaaattcaaatttctttttcaaaatagtttttcgaatttttgttttgaaactcaaagattggttttaaaattatttttaaaattttatttaaaattttaagtttttatttatttaattttaaaaatcctaAACCTACCTCAAAAATTCCACCCTTCAAATATAAACTTTAAGTCTAAATTATTAACCATAGAAATGTCTATTTACttatttaatgaaacattttgataATTTTGACTTTCGGAAACTGattatatttgtgataaaagAAATTTAGTGCTATCATAGAGAATCTCTCATTAACAAAATATTGTTTGCAGAAAAAAACATTGAAGCTCCTTTCTTCATTTAACaatgaaaaagaaagataagTGGATCAAAAAAAGATTGACAGCAAATTAatttgtttgatcaaaaaaagaaagagggTGGATCAAGTTTAGTGGACAGAAAATGATAAGAACAGCAAATTGAGTAGTAATAAATCACAAACATACTtcattatttataaatgatagGATTTGTATTGGGTTTCATTGTTCATCGTAGCTTGTGTAATACACGATTGACAAaattacacccaaaaaaaagaaattttaaataaagtAAGAAAAAATGTAATACACAGTTCACACATAGACGCGCCTTCAAGGAAGATGATTATTTTCTCATTTCTCTTCAACCCGTTAAGAAGCGCGACCCGGATCAGAATCCGTTTCGGTTCTGTATTGTCCTTCCATACCAGGAACAACCATGCCAGGGTGATTGTGATACATCTGAACCGGGCCTGGTGTGTTCATATCATAATAAGCCGGCCGGTTAACTCCATCAACTGCCATCATAACCGGTCTAGCAGTTCCACCATATACTTGACCCAGACCAGGACCAGGACCAGGAATCCGATGAGTCTGAGGTTGGTGATGGTATCCCATAGGTAAATGATGGTATTGTGGAACATACTGACCCGGCATTTGAACGGGTTGAACCATATGATTACCCTGCTGAACCATATGGTTGCCTTGTTGAATCATATGATTGCCCGGTTGAACCATATGATTCCCCGGTTGAACCGAACTAGGAACATAATAAACCGGTTGCTGGTAATGAACCTGTGGGCCAGGGGCATATTGCCACTGTGGGTTAACCGGAAGATTACTCTGTTGAATAACTTGCTCCGGTTGAGGATCAGATTTTGGAGTCGAAACCGGTTCTGGACTATCCGGTTTAGTTTGAACTGGTTGAAGTTCCGGTGTAGATGACCGCATCACAGGAGCCGAAGAGGTCGAACCATACGGCGAAGGAACATCGCGACGAGGCGAGCCAGGATCCGAAAGCGTCGAGACTTCTCGTCGGATCTTAGCCCTCGGATCACGATCACGGAGCTCGTGCGGCGGCGCGGTCTCGTCGAAAGTATCCAACCCGAAGAGGTAATCAGGAACCTCGGAGACGATCGAGGAGACTTCAGATCTGACGCGCTCGAAACCTTTGCCGGAACCACCGTTGGATACGGCGGAGGAGCCGAGATTGAGAGCGTCGAGGAACCATTGCTCTCGATTGACGGAGCTATCGAGGAGAGAGCTGATACTGCTTGCTCGACTATCGTTATCATCTTCTCCGGCGATGTTATTGGTGAAGAGGAAGAGACGGAGACGAGATGATCGTGGGTTTTGATTCTGTGCGACGCGGTCGTATTCGTCCATCATGTTCTCTACATCCTCGTCCGTTGATACCGAGATCAACGCGTCAAGATCTTCGTTTGGTAGCTGGTACTTCACGCTGATGTTGCTTTTACCTTATCCAAATATTCCAACGCAACAATCACAATGATaataaaaattctttttttataaaaataacaataattattattaccaatcaaatactcttttttttatataaattgaaTACTTTCCCGCAAAATTCCAAAGCTTTCTCACCAATGAATATCTGCCCAGTTTCCaatcaaatattcttttttcCAGCTTTCTCACAAGCAATAATTCACGCATATCATAGTTGACAAAAACTCAAACATCCCTACTCGATTTTTGAGATCATGCATCAATCCCTTTACAAGAAACCGAACTCTCACAATATGAACtatttataaacttataattctggttatatttttttatcataagtTGAATACTTTCCCGCAAAAGCTTTGTGGCCAATAATTATCTGCCAAATTTCCAACAGTTTATtgcaaaaatatttgtaaaagctgcaaaaaacatttaaaataataattcccTAATCGATTTACTTGTTCATGATGTCAAGTCGTTTTCCAGAAAACGAACTCTGTTATTACATAACTATGtttgttataacttataattatttatggataTAAGACGAAGGAATATGATTTTCTTACCGGAGAGTTTAGCAAGTTTGTTGAGTAGAGAGGCAAAACTAGTGTTACGGTGAACGGCGATCATACGATTGTCGCCGCCGACGTAGCTGAGTTGATTATCGGGTGGACGAGGCAAGATCCTTCCTCCAAAAGTGCACATGAACCGTACACGTGGCTGATTATCATACTCCGACCTCGGCGATGATGCCATTGAGTCGTTGTCCATCTCCGGCTGAAGGGTCGAAgccatttttttctcttctctcgCTGAggatttttgtgattttgtttttgattcgATTCAGCGAGCATATAATTATTGAAGGTGAATGTTTGGGAAGAGTATAGGTTAGAGAGACGGGACTGTCATGGACCGCATTATCACAGCCATAGTATAGGAggtttttgtaaaatcagtttACAAAGAACTAAAATATTAAACCTTGTAAGGGCAACCCCATCAATTGGATCTAAACAAGTATCTATGAGCATCCGCAACGGCAATCCTTAAGGCGGAATCCTtaggaaaaaataattaaataatcagtAGATTCCACCAAAAGCTAAGGATTCAATCCTTAAAATTCCTAAATAAAGACTATTTCGAACATCTCCAAAAgacactctataacttcaaatatgaagttttttgctctccaaaaagaaacttcaaaacttcaaatttgaatttttaaggAGTAAatctctatatttgaagtttcactactcaaaacttcaaatttgaagtttcatattttttttgcattttgatCCCTACAATCACACATCACCTTtgtgattcataaatattttctcgtttattattttaatccttaaaaaaattatatctcataaatattttaaattttgtttacagattttaaattttacacataaaattaaataaaactttaaaataagatttaaaatattttatactagatttagacaacaataatatataaaagaaatttaataaaactatttaacaaaattacatgaagatataactattacacaaatttaaatattacaacaacactaataatcATGTAAGTTTGATCCGAAACCTTcaaatttttcaaatattttttaattttttttgtgtaactgaagatggttgttgttgttatttttgatgttttttttcttacaattctttcttgttcatatcaaatatattcacgagtattagTATCATCGAAAAGAAattagtcttttagcaatattttatgtttctcttttactttcttgttccgatttaatgtatttacaagtatcaatatCATCTGATTTCAACAAATTTTAGCTCGTAATTTACAAAGTAAAAAAAGGAGAGccatttttacttcaaaatgcactaatagatcatatatgcattacgaaaatcattttatggaataatatggtatttttttgaagtttaatattaattaagttatttttatttaatttttaatattttaatagaatatttattaattaatattgttgtaatatgtttatatatgtgctagttatttataaaagtattatgaattcagattagttatgacaaatagaaggactatattataaaatataaacagttttgaagttgagtttgaagttttgcttttggaaaaaaacacctttaaacttcaaatatagagttgtagaaacttcaaaatagagtttttttttggagatgctcttctTAGTGAATCCTTGCACTATTTGTGGGCCTCCACGACATGTGCCAGCCCGCGAttggttgatattttttttttgaaaaagaaaaaaataattaaaaaatcaaaaaacattttttctaaGGACTTCAATGGGGTAtcaccattggagatgctctaacagTTAAAACAGTGAAAAAGTTGAAAAAGGAAGAAGGAGACAAATAAATGACTGATTTTAGAATCTCTACAAAAAACAACAAACATACCAAAAAACAGAAAACAAGaaacggagagagagagagaaagctagagagaAAGCGTTTAAGGCAGCCACGGCGTCCGGTGGCGCGTCCGAGCGCGTACCGGCGCCGATGGCTCACTTCCTTGTCATTCCGTTCAATTCCCCGTGTGGTTGTTCCGATCTGTCAGGTTTCTCCGACATGCACGCGGATCTGGGGGAGGGTTTCGCTCCGGGAAGAGATCGGCTCGCTGCGACTCTTCTTCCTCTGGATTCGCGGCGAGGAGGTTCGTGAGGTAGATCTTCGTTTCAGCGTCGTTTTGGTCCCGGGATGTAGAGGCTTCCATAGCTCTTGCATCGCCGCTCAAGTTCCCGGGTTGTGGAGGCTCCGTCAGCTCTGCAGCGCCGCTTAAGCTTCCGGAACGTGGAGGCTCCGTCAGTTCCATTGTTGCCGGCCTATGGCCCCTTAGTTCCTTTCTAGggtttagttttttatttttgtgtttgtcTCTAGCTTTGTGTAGTTGGCTCGGGTTTGTTGGCTGAGCTCTCGTCGGAGGACGATGGATGCTCTCTGTTGGAAGGTCGTTTGTTGAGCGAAGCCCCCCCCTTTGGCCCTGTTTTGAACTGTGGCGGATGAGATCTCGGTCACGATTGACTCTCTCCGAGTTTAGGCGTTCTTGGGTGGGTAGGCGGTCGCAGTGATGAAGGTGTGGAGTCGATGAACTCTGGTGTGGTTCGGTGAACCGGTGGGTGGTTCTCCGGTGATAGTTGAGGCAGAAGTGATGCGGCGGTTCGCGAAGGATTGCGGCCGTCATCTTTTTGCTCTCTTGGGCCTAGGGCCTTTCTTGGGCTTGCGGGTTGTTAGGGGTCTTTTAGTGGGCCGTAATAGTTGTGGGCCTTGTAATCGTGTTGGGCTTTGGGCCTTTTTCTAATAAACTTTGacgggaaagaaaaaaaacaacaaacatACCTTTTGCCT comes from Brassica rapa cultivar Chiifu-401-42 chromosome A02, CAAS_Brap_v3.01, whole genome shotgun sequence and encodes:
- the LOC103868172 gene encoding uncharacterized protein LOC103868172; protein product: MASTLQPEMDNDSMASSPRSEYDNQPRVRFMCTFGGRILPRPPDNQLSYVGGDNRMIAVHRNTSFASLLNKLAKLSGKSNISVKYQLPNEDLDALISVSTDEDVENMMDEYDRVAQNQNPRSSRLRLFLFTNNIAGEDDNDSRASSISSLLDSSVNREQWFLDALNLGSSAVSNGGSGKGFERVRSEVSSIVSEVPDYLFGLDTFDETAPPHELRDRDPRAKIRREVSTLSDPGSPRRDVPSPYGSTSSAPVMRSSTPELQPVQTKPDSPEPVSTPKSDPQPEQVIQQSNLPVNPQWQYAPGPQVHYQQPVYYVPSSVQPGNHMVQPGNHMIQQGNHMVQQGNHMVQPVQMPGQYVPQYHHLPMGYHHQPQTHRIPGPGPGLGQVYGGTARPVMMAVDGVNRPAYYDMNTPGPVQMYHNHPGMVVPGMEGQYRTETDSDPGRAS